Proteins encoded within one genomic window of Raineyella fluvialis:
- a CDS encoding TerC family protein — protein MAVSPLVWTLTVALIVGMLVFDFVFHARTPHVPTMRESALWSAAYVGIALVFGVFVWVSAGADLAGQYYAGYLTEKALSVDNLFVFLIIMASFAVPRQYQEEVLLFGIAFSLVARTGLILVGAGLINAFAWVFYLFAVILLVTAGSTLKGALTEKEDADSGMVRLVRRIFRTSDGYDGNRLVTRVDGRRVMTPMLLVMIAIGGTDLLFALDSIPAIFGLTQETYLAFTAVAFSLLGLKQLYFLIDGLLDRLIYLSYGLSAILAFIAVKLGLHALHENNVPFINDGRPVHVAEISTGLSLAVIVGVLVLTVTASLVSRRGRALTVIAATQSLSERYLALPDTAAESHRRAIRRRLARLLARMPAIPDELKEDLITDKRHFHDLLERVHGAGLDTSGAR, from the coding sequence ATGGCGGTCTCCCCGCTCGTCTGGACCCTCACCGTCGCACTGATCGTCGGCATGCTGGTCTTCGACTTCGTCTTCCATGCCCGTACGCCGCACGTCCCGACGATGCGGGAATCCGCCCTCTGGTCGGCGGCCTACGTCGGCATCGCCCTGGTCTTCGGGGTGTTCGTCTGGGTGAGTGCCGGGGCGGACCTCGCCGGCCAGTACTACGCCGGCTACCTCACCGAGAAGGCGCTCAGCGTCGACAACCTCTTCGTCTTCCTCATCATCATGGCCTCCTTCGCGGTGCCCCGGCAGTACCAGGAGGAGGTGCTGCTCTTCGGCATCGCCTTCTCCCTGGTGGCGCGGACGGGGCTCATCCTCGTCGGCGCCGGGCTGATCAACGCCTTCGCCTGGGTGTTCTACCTCTTCGCGGTGATCCTGCTGGTGACCGCCGGCAGCACCCTCAAGGGCGCCCTGACCGAGAAGGAGGACGCCGACAGCGGGATGGTCCGACTCGTCCGGCGGATCTTCCGCACCTCGGACGGCTACGACGGCAACCGCCTGGTCACCCGGGTGGACGGGCGTCGGGTGATGACGCCGATGCTGCTGGTGATGATCGCCATCGGCGGCACCGACCTGCTCTTCGCCCTCGACTCCATCCCGGCGATCTTCGGGCTGACCCAGGAGACGTACCTCGCCTTCACCGCGGTGGCCTTCTCCCTGCTCGGCCTCAAGCAGCTCTACTTCCTCATCGACGGCCTGCTGGACCGGCTGATCTACCTGTCGTACGGCCTGTCGGCGATCCTCGCCTTCATCGCGGTGAAGCTCGGCCTGCACGCCCTGCACGAGAACAACGTTCCGTTCATCAACGACGGCCGCCCCGTCCATGTCGCCGAGATCAGCACCGGCCTGTCCCTCGCCGTGATCGTGGGGGTGCTGGTGCTCACGGTGACGGCGTCGCTGGTCAGCCGGCGCGGCCGCGCGCTGACGGTCATCGCCGCGACCCAGTCGCTGTCCGAACGCTACCTGGCCCTCCCGGACACCGCCGCCGAGTCGCACCGCCGGGCGATCCGGCGCCGGCTCGCCCGGCTGCTGGCACGGATGCCCGCCATCCCCGACGAGCTCAAGGAGGACCTGATCACCGACAAACGCCACTTCCACGACCTGCTCGAGCGGGTCCACGGAGCCGGCCTCGACACCAGCGGAGCCCGCTGA
- a CDS encoding YwiC-like family protein, with translation MAARHLAAVPRRAGAAYAVVLGVFWLVGYFAFHATSLWLKSRRQSRYLRPVVTYACLAGALGILTWWLAGPGLVGWAVPFVPVLAIALVLAARRRERALLGGLLTVAAAALVVLVARFASPLTVLDGWGTAPVARALGLTLVCLGYFGGTVFFVKSMIRERGNAGFLALSVGWHLAATAGAILAVMVGGAHVGWAIFFAATAVRSLVLPLVGPMRDGGLRLTPKQLGLAEAVFSIALVTLALLTA, from the coding sequence GTGGCTGCTCGGCACCTGGCAGCGGTTCCACGACGGGCAGGGGCGGCGTACGCGGTGGTCCTCGGCGTGTTCTGGCTGGTCGGCTACTTCGCTTTCCACGCCACCTCGCTGTGGCTGAAGTCGCGCCGCCAGTCGCGCTACCTGCGCCCGGTCGTCACGTACGCCTGCCTCGCGGGGGCCCTCGGGATCCTCACCTGGTGGCTCGCGGGGCCGGGATTGGTCGGTTGGGCCGTCCCCTTCGTCCCGGTGCTGGCGATCGCCCTCGTCCTGGCGGCTCGGCGGCGGGAGCGGGCCCTGCTCGGCGGCCTGCTGACGGTGGCGGCCGCGGCCCTGGTCGTCCTGGTGGCCCGCTTCGCGTCCCCGCTCACCGTGCTCGACGGCTGGGGCACCGCGCCGGTCGCCCGGGCGCTGGGCCTGACGCTGGTGTGCCTGGGGTACTTCGGCGGCACGGTCTTCTTCGTGAAGTCGATGATCCGCGAACGCGGCAACGCGGGCTTCCTGGCCCTCTCCGTCGGCTGGCACCTCGCCGCGACGGCGGGGGCGATCCTGGCCGTCATGGTTGGCGGAGCGCACGTCGGCTGGGCGATCTTCTTCGCTGCCACCGCCGTACGCTCGCTCGTGCTGCCCCTCGTCGGACCGATGCGGGACGGTGGCCTGCGGCTGACGCCCAAGCAACTGGGGCTGGCCGAGGCGGTGTTCAGCATCGCCCTGGTCACCCTGGCCCTGCTGACCGCCTGA
- a CDS encoding class I SAM-dependent methyltransferase: MHTLDAVDDLILAEASAVDDEQGPVLVLDAPALATALADDLSTEGRTVLHRSDLLTDETEVPATADVVDTWSDPRLADVRLVLLRLPANLNALDELAENVAAHCHPDVRVVAGSRVKHMTRGMNEVLAAHFGDVRASLGVRKCRVLHAAAPRPEVREAEPTWPRTAALDEFGLSVVAYGATFAGNRLDLGTRQLLESIIDLRPTAGADRAVDLGCGSGILAATLARNGWRVTGVDTSRAAVGSTAATAAANGVEVAVRRADALADWPEGDLDVVVCNPPFHVGTAKDSAPAFRMIRTAARALRPGGELWCVYNAHLPYLPTLRRDVGPSEIVTRDRSYLVTRSVRAQ, encoded by the coding sequence GTGCACACCCTCGATGCCGTGGACGACCTGATCCTCGCCGAAGCCTCCGCCGTCGACGACGAGCAAGGGCCCGTCCTGGTCCTCGACGCGCCGGCGCTGGCGACCGCGCTGGCCGACGACCTCTCCACCGAGGGGCGTACGGTCCTGCACCGCAGCGACCTGCTGACGGATGAGACGGAGGTCCCCGCGACCGCGGACGTCGTCGACACGTGGTCCGACCCGCGACTGGCCGACGTACGGCTGGTGCTGCTGCGGCTGCCCGCCAATCTCAACGCCCTCGACGAACTGGCCGAGAACGTCGCCGCACACTGCCATCCGGACGTGCGGGTGGTGGCCGGCTCCCGGGTCAAGCACATGACCCGCGGCATGAACGAGGTGCTGGCAGCCCACTTCGGGGACGTCCGGGCGAGCCTCGGCGTGCGCAAGTGCCGGGTGCTGCACGCCGCCGCGCCGCGCCCGGAGGTCCGGGAGGCCGAGCCGACCTGGCCGCGGACGGCGGCGCTGGACGAGTTCGGGCTGAGTGTCGTCGCGTACGGAGCGACCTTCGCCGGCAACCGGCTCGACCTCGGCACCCGCCAACTGCTGGAGAGCATCATCGACCTGCGTCCGACGGCGGGGGCGGATCGGGCCGTGGACCTGGGCTGCGGATCCGGCATCCTCGCCGCCACCCTCGCCCGCAACGGCTGGCGGGTGACGGGGGTCGACACCTCCCGGGCGGCCGTCGGGTCCACCGCCGCCACCGCCGCCGCGAACGGCGTGGAGGTGGCCGTCCGCCGCGCCGACGCCCTGGCCGACTGGCCGGAGGGCGACCTCGACGTGGTGGTGTGCAACCCGCCCTTCCATGTCGGGACAGCGAAGGACTCCGCACCGGCGTTCCGGATGATCCGTACGGCCGCCCGGGCGCTGCGTCCCGGCGGCGAGCTGTGGTGCGTCTACAACGCCCACCTCCCCTACCTGCCGACGCTGCGCCGCGACGTCGGCCCGTCCGAGATCGTAACCCGGGACCGCAGTTACCTGGTCACCCGGAGTGTCCGGGCCCAGTGA